Below is a window of Stygiolobus azoricus DNA.
AATAATGGGATCGATCTCTCGGCTACTGTGAGTAGTGCGTCTATGTCCATGGTTTGTAGTACTTTTAGTGCTTTTTCGCTCGTCATTTTTTGCATCAACGGTAGGAGTTTTTCTGTTGCGTCAAGTAGTGCGTCAACATCGAGTGATTGTAGGAGGGATAGGGCTTTATCGCTTGTTAGTTTTTCTATTATTGGCCATAGTGCTTGTATTTTTGTTACTTGGTCCATTCCGAATGAGATGAGTGCGTTTATTAAGTCAGCCTTCTGTACAGCATCAATTATAGAAACAGTTTGGTCAAGTAATCCCATCATTAAGTCTAACTGGCCTTGTTTATCCATTTCAGCTAATTTAGTAGTCACTTTTTCAAGTGCAGGTAAAGCATCTATTAACTTAGAGAGCCTTTGTATATTTTCAGGGTTAGTGAGTTTTTCGAGAGGGTCTTCGAATGTCTGAGCCACTTTTATCTCCTCTTAACTTTATTATAGTTTGTATTTTATATACTTTAATATGACAAAGTACGCAGTTATAACGACAAACTTGGTAACCAGAATCCCTGAACTGAGGCAAGC
It encodes the following:
- a CDS encoding DUF1641 domain-containing protein codes for the protein MAQTFEDPLEKLTNPENIQRLSKLIDALPALEKVTTKLAEMDKQGQLDLMMGLLDQTVSIIDAVQKADLINALISFGMDQVTKIQALWPIIEKLTSDKALSLLQSLDVDALLDATEKLLPLMQKMTSEKALKVLQTMDIDALLTVAERSIPLLQKLTGEKTLKLLETIDIDATLNALIALSPVMKQLTSEKTVKLLTQVDFTSMLSLLERMAELQKAGVIDKMMKLFEVFGDPQFVDAMVALMQKMGIAMKMWVQDLPHVKPVGTFGLVGALGNKDTSYALGAMLKLAEDLGKVLREG